The Miltoncostaea oceani genome includes a region encoding these proteins:
- a CDS encoding L,D-transpeptidase: protein MRLARRQAVLAGALGALALPAAGLAQAPDGLHVAAFRAPSAVELGQRAEITGRVAPAAAVPVVVERLEGDAWAPLVTLRSRRDGSFSADLPLRRPGNLRVSVAAADGTVSSSRRRFVAVTRRVDLSVTAAPLESIAGRPFTAVGTVTPGARGERVALQGSVDGGPFRTITKVPVRAGRVRATFTPPRGGTWRFRLTAAARPGADSGGSDTTGRISVFGRNPHGVPASAEHYLVQKISEFHLYYYQRGTLRRVFPVVFGAPSTPTPVGSYRVYSKTNGPRAAFGPRVLWYHRGYGIHGTDQEYLLAHETRYYSHGCTRNYNANILWLWDRVPVGTPVRNLA, encoded by the coding sequence ATGCGGCTCGCACGACGTCAGGCGGTCCTCGCGGGGGCACTCGGTGCCCTCGCCCTCCCGGCGGCGGGCCTCGCCCAGGCGCCGGACGGCCTCCACGTGGCCGCGTTCCGCGCGCCGTCGGCCGTCGAGCTCGGGCAGCGCGCCGAGATCACGGGACGCGTGGCGCCCGCCGCCGCCGTCCCCGTGGTCGTCGAGCGCCTCGAGGGAGACGCCTGGGCGCCCCTGGTGACGCTCCGGTCGCGGCGCGACGGCTCCTTCTCCGCCGACCTCCCGCTCCGCCGCCCCGGCAACCTGCGCGTCAGCGTCGCCGCCGCCGACGGCACCGTCAGCTCCAGCCGCCGCCGGTTCGTCGCCGTCACGCGCCGCGTCGACCTCTCGGTGACGGCGGCGCCGCTCGAGAGCATCGCCGGCCGCCCGTTCACCGCCGTCGGCACCGTCACGCCCGGCGCCCGCGGCGAGCGCGTCGCCCTGCAGGGCTCCGTCGACGGCGGCCCGTTCCGCACCATCACGAAGGTGCCGGTGCGCGCCGGGCGGGTGAGGGCGACGTTCACGCCGCCGCGCGGCGGCACCTGGCGCTTCCGGCTGACCGCCGCGGCGCGCCCCGGCGCCGACTCCGGCGGCTCGGACACCACCGGCCGGATCTCGGTCTTCGGGCGCAACCCGCACGGCGTGCCGGCCTCCGCCGAGCACTACCTCGTGCAGAAGATCTCCGAGTTCCACCTCTACTACTACCAGCGGGGCACGCTCCGCCGGGTCTTCCCGGTGGTCTTCGGCGCGCCCTCGACGCCGACCCCCGTCGGCAGCTACCGCGTCTACTCGAAGACCAACGGCCCCCGCGCCGCCTTCGGCCCGCGGGTCCTCTGGTACCACCGCGGGTACGGCATCCACGGGACCGACCAGGAGTACCTCCTCGCCCACGAGACGCGGTACTACTCCCACGGCTGCACCCGCAACTACAACGCGAACATCCTGTGGCTGTGGGACCGGGTGCCGGTCGGGACGCCGGTGCGGAACCTGGCCTGA
- a CDS encoding GGDEF domain-containing protein, whose translation MGAGLLEGVAATARRVDGDAVEGRRDRTAMSAALRGVAEAPDLASAGLQVCECAAWLLGAGTAAVVRSEDADRVVVAAVGRDAPPPGQSMLATGTLAAVLALGCPQESRRARVAEVAAPVVLRGSVWGALLLSGSADALAPAAAERLAPFADLLSLAAANHETRSRLASLAGTDALTGLGNRRTFDDLLAAEENRAVRHGDALGLVLLDLDHFKGVNDRFGHGRGDRVLVEVGRRLVGIARRGEAVTRIGGEEFAWLLPRTTGAGAEAAARRALAVIAGRDFEVAGRLTASAGVCDLATAGGRDEMVRLADLMLYRAKADGRDTVRAAGTGTAALSG comes from the coding sequence GTGGGCGCAGGACTCCTGGAGGGCGTGGCCGCAACGGCGCGCCGGGTGGACGGCGACGCGGTGGAGGGGCGGCGCGACCGCACCGCGATGAGCGCCGCCCTGCGCGGCGTCGCGGAGGCCCCCGACCTCGCGTCGGCCGGCCTCCAGGTCTGCGAGTGCGCCGCGTGGCTCCTCGGCGCCGGCACCGCCGCCGTCGTGCGCAGCGAGGACGCCGACCGCGTCGTCGTCGCGGCGGTCGGACGCGACGCGCCCCCGCCGGGGCAGTCGATGCTCGCGACGGGCACGCTCGCCGCCGTCCTCGCCCTCGGGTGCCCCCAGGAGAGCCGGCGGGCGCGCGTCGCGGAGGTCGCCGCCCCCGTCGTGCTGCGGGGGTCGGTGTGGGGGGCCCTCCTCCTCAGCGGGTCGGCCGACGCCCTCGCCCCCGCCGCGGCGGAGCGCCTGGCCCCCTTCGCCGACCTCCTGTCCCTCGCCGCCGCGAACCACGAGACGCGGTCGCGCCTCGCCTCCCTCGCCGGCACCGACGCGCTCACCGGCCTCGGCAACCGCCGGACCTTCGACGACCTGCTCGCCGCCGAGGAGAACCGGGCCGTCCGCCACGGCGACGCGCTCGGGCTGGTGCTGCTCGACCTCGACCACTTCAAGGGCGTCAACGACCGCTTCGGCCACGGCCGGGGCGACCGGGTGCTCGTCGAGGTGGGACGCCGGCTGGTCGGGATCGCCCGCCGCGGGGAGGCCGTCACCCGCATCGGCGGCGAGGAGTTCGCGTGGCTGCTGCCCCGGACCACCGGGGCGGGCGCCGAGGCCGCCGCCCGCCGCGCCCTCGCCGTGATCGCCGGCCGCGACTTCGAGGTCGCCGGGCGCCTCACCGCCTCCGCGGGGGTCTGCGACCTCGCGACGGCCGGGGGGCGCGACGAGATGGTGCGCCTCGCCGACCTGATGCTCTACCGCGCCAAGGCCGACGGCCGCGACACGGTCCGCGCCGCCGGGACGGGGACCGCCGCCCTCAGCGGGTGA